The following proteins are co-located in the Polyangiaceae bacterium genome:
- a CDS encoding antibiotic biosynthesis monooxygenase, protein MIVVTNRIPVAEGHEIDFEDRFRKRVHLVDQAPGFVRNEVHRPRPMKFDHEVGGFVPDPEKQGYYEVKTWWRSFEDFAAWTRSEAFAEAHKNRAPKEMFAGPSVLEVHEVFLSTDLDGLEG, encoded by the coding sequence ATGATCGTCGTCACCAATCGCATCCCCGTTGCCGAGGGCCACGAGATCGACTTCGAAGATCGATTCCGCAAGCGCGTGCATCTCGTCGACCAGGCGCCCGGCTTCGTGCGCAACGAGGTGCACCGCCCGCGGCCGATGAAGTTCGACCACGAGGTTGGCGGCTTCGTGCCCGACCCGGAGAAGCAGGGCTACTACGAGGTGAAGACGTGGTGGCGCAGCTTCGAGGATTTCGCCGCCTGGACGCGGAGCGAGGCTTTCGCCGAAGCCCACAAGAATCGCGCGCCCAAGGAGATGTTCGCGGGACCGAGCGTGCTCGAGGTCCACGAAGTGTTCCTGAGCACGGATCTCGACGGTCTGGAAGGCTGA
- a CDS encoding PIN domain-containing protein, with protein sequence MKEYVLDTHAFAWWAQRPKRLGRRARRALSEVDTGNARAFIPAIVGIELTLLREAGRQLVTVADMEAATKRNAFVGVLALDLTQAEEFALLGALADPFDRMIVSAARATGRPLISADALIADSGLVDVIWD encoded by the coding sequence ATGAAGGAATACGTGCTCGATACGCATGCGTTCGCGTGGTGGGCGCAACGTCCAAAGCGCCTCGGGCGTCGCGCGCGTCGAGCTTTATCGGAGGTCGACACCGGCAACGCACGCGCTTTCATTCCCGCCATCGTGGGGATCGAACTCACTTTGCTTCGGGAAGCCGGGAGACAGCTGGTCACGGTAGCCGACATGGAGGCGGCCACGAAGCGCAATGCCTTCGTGGGCGTGCTAGCGCTGGATCTGACGCAAGCCGAGGAGTTCGCGCTCTTGGGCGCGCTCGCCGACCCCTTCGATCGCATGATCGTTTCCGCCGCACGCGCCACGGGGCGGCCATTGATCAGTGCGGACGCACTCATTGCCGACAGTGGCTTGGTCGACGTGATTTGGGATTGA
- a CDS encoding STAS domain-containing protein, translated as MTFELTQDLSDGVMHLTLSGQADVARAWDLRAALAEALATVDNVVLSLEVDRMDASGVQLVMAAKRWVEARGGSASIKTADGAARAALGAAGVLAVLDDDLKENPDE; from the coding sequence ATGACCTTCGAACTGACCCAGGACCTGTCCGACGGGGTCATGCACCTGACACTATCGGGTCAAGCCGACGTCGCTCGCGCTTGGGATCTGAGGGCGGCCCTCGCCGAAGCCCTGGCCACCGTCGACAACGTCGTGTTGTCGCTGGAGGTCGACCGCATGGACGCGTCTGGCGTCCAGCTGGTGATGGCTGCCAAACGCTGGGTCGAAGCGCGGGGAGGGAGCGCTTCGATCAAGACCGCGGACGGTGCCGCGCGCGCGGCGCTGGGCGCTGCCGGCGTACTCGCTGTGTTGGACGACGACCTGAAGGAGAACCCCGATGAGTAA
- a CDS encoding SPFH domain-containing protein: MTILVFAVGIVVAVALLVFIVSRFLVICKPNEIVVISGRKLKLADGSTVGFKVLHGGRGFRVPLLEEVNRMDMRLIPVQVEVQNAYSQGGIPLTVHAISNVKVSSDPRYVRNAIERSLSMTPRQIGAVAQQTLEGVLREVVAELTPEEVNEDRLKFAQTLMRNAKDDFDKLGLELDVLKIQSVSDEQSYLNNLGRARIARMIRDAQNAENEANQAVTEAQAKARQRAETAQKQAEATVLTKRNELRAELARLEAEAKAIENEAQVAAETARAEAEQELQRMRAELEKLRLECDVFLPAEAERLAAEADARGRASPVVESGKATAQALALVSQEWQTAGRDGRDLYVLQHLKPMVEAAVTRVTRAKIQELAVVDGGDGASFTGAVASFPAAVAEVLHATGEAMGVDMKQLLKGTAGKGGV; the protein is encoded by the coding sequence ATGACGATCCTCGTATTTGCCGTCGGCATCGTCGTCGCCGTTGCGCTGTTGGTCTTCATCGTCTCGCGGTTTCTGGTGATCTGCAAACCGAACGAGATTGTGGTCATCAGCGGTCGCAAGCTCAAGCTGGCGGACGGCTCTACGGTGGGCTTCAAGGTGCTGCACGGCGGTCGCGGCTTCCGCGTGCCGTTGTTGGAGGAAGTGAACCGCATGGACATGCGGCTCATCCCGGTGCAAGTCGAGGTGCAGAACGCCTACTCCCAGGGCGGCATCCCGCTGACAGTGCACGCCATCAGCAACGTGAAGGTCTCGAGCGATCCGCGCTACGTGCGCAACGCCATCGAGCGATCGTTGTCGATGACCCCGCGGCAGATCGGCGCGGTCGCGCAACAAACGCTGGAAGGCGTGCTCCGCGAAGTGGTTGCGGAGCTCACTCCCGAAGAGGTCAACGAGGACCGGCTGAAGTTCGCGCAGACGCTGATGCGCAACGCCAAGGACGACTTCGACAAGTTGGGGCTCGAGCTGGACGTACTGAAGATCCAGAGCGTGAGTGACGAGCAGAGCTACCTGAACAACCTGGGCCGCGCCCGCATCGCGCGCATGATCCGCGACGCGCAGAATGCCGAAAACGAAGCGAACCAAGCGGTGACCGAGGCGCAAGCCAAGGCGCGCCAGCGCGCCGAGACGGCGCAAAAGCAGGCGGAAGCCACGGTGCTCACCAAGCGTAACGAGTTGCGTGCAGAGCTGGCGCGCCTGGAGGCCGAGGCAAAGGCGATCGAAAACGAGGCACAGGTGGCAGCCGAGACCGCTCGTGCCGAAGCTGAACAGGAGCTGCAGCGCATGCGCGCCGAGTTGGAGAAGCTTCGCCTGGAGTGCGACGTGTTCTTGCCGGCCGAGGCAGAGCGTCTTGCAGCCGAGGCGGATGCCCGCGGGCGTGCGTCTCCGGTGGTGGAGAGCGGCAAGGCAACGGCGCAGGCGTTGGCCCTAGTGAGTCAGGAATGGCAGACCGCGGGCCGTGATGGTCGGGACCTCTACGTACTGCAACACCTGAAGCCGATGGTGGAGGCGGCTGTGACACGGGTGACCCGTGCGAAGATCCAAGAACTCGCGGTCGTGGACGGAGGCGACGGCGCCAGCTTCACGGGCGCGGTGGCCAGCTTTCCCGCCGCGGTCGCGGAGGTCCTGCACGCGACCGGCGAAGCGATGGGGGTCGACATGAAGCAGTTGCTCAAGGGTACCGCCGGAAAGGGAGGCGTGTGA
- a CDS encoding SPFH domain-containing protein: protein MEVLFVLAATAVVVVGSLYVMVKKLLWVATPNEALIFSGGTRRLEDRNVAYRFVRGGRRLRRPLIEQVEVMDLSMFTVMVNVSGAFSKGGIPLTIQGVANVKLPGEEPLLANAVERFLGRTREEIYYVAKETLEGNLRGVLASLTPEEVNEDKMRFAHTLLEEAEHDMSRMGLVLDTLKIQNVTDEVNYLASIGRIRGAKLNMEQAVAEAEARADANVQQAHNWSAAEVAKIEADLKIAREETTKRVADAQSRREAMIQESRGQVTAQLAQVKAEIERQGARALQEKRRLDADVVQPAIARQRAAEEKARGEAAVTLERGRAEATALHELVEAYRSGGGAAREVLALQSLLPMLSHIAGAHHSLAIAKLSVLPASADGSELARKAIGATEQIRAATGVDLTGVAKKLGG from the coding sequence ATGGAAGTCCTCTTCGTCCTGGCGGCCACTGCCGTCGTCGTCGTGGGTTCCCTCTACGTGATGGTGAAGAAGCTGCTTTGGGTGGCGACGCCCAACGAGGCTCTGATCTTCAGCGGGGGTACGCGCAGACTGGAAGACCGCAACGTCGCGTATCGCTTCGTCCGCGGGGGTCGCAGATTGCGGCGGCCCTTGATCGAGCAAGTGGAAGTGATGGACCTCAGCATGTTCACCGTGATGGTGAACGTGTCGGGCGCCTTCTCCAAGGGCGGCATCCCCTTGACGATTCAAGGCGTGGCAAACGTCAAGCTGCCCGGCGAGGAGCCGCTTCTGGCGAACGCCGTCGAGCGCTTCCTCGGTCGCACGCGCGAAGAGATCTACTACGTGGCCAAGGAAACCCTGGAGGGTAACCTGCGCGGAGTGTTGGCGAGCCTCACGCCCGAGGAAGTCAACGAAGACAAGATGCGCTTCGCGCACACGTTGCTGGAGGAAGCCGAGCACGACATGAGCCGCATGGGGCTCGTGCTCGACACGCTCAAGATCCAGAATGTCACCGACGAGGTCAACTACCTAGCCAGCATCGGTCGCATCCGGGGCGCCAAGCTGAACATGGAGCAGGCCGTCGCCGAGGCCGAGGCGCGAGCCGACGCCAACGTACAGCAGGCGCACAACTGGTCGGCGGCGGAGGTAGCCAAGATCGAGGCCGACCTGAAGATTGCCCGCGAGGAGACCACCAAGCGCGTCGCCGACGCGCAGAGTCGACGCGAAGCGATGATCCAGGAGTCCCGTGGTCAGGTGACGGCTCAGCTGGCGCAGGTGAAGGCTGAGATCGAGCGGCAAGGGGCCCGCGCCCTCCAGGAAAAGCGACGCCTGGACGCGGACGTAGTGCAGCCAGCGATCGCGCGGCAGCGTGCGGCCGAAGAAAAGGCGCGGGGCGAGGCGGCCGTGACTCTGGAGCGCGGCCGTGCCGAAGCCACGGCACTGCACGAACTAGTGGAGGCCTACCGCAGTGGCGGCGGCGCCGCGCGCGAAGTGCTTGCACTGCAAAGCTTGTTGCCGATGCTGTCCCACATTGCGGGCGCGCACCACAGTCTCGCCATCGCCAAGCTGAGCGTGCTGCCCGCAAGTGCGGATGGCAGCGAACTGGCCCGCAAGGCGATCGGGGCAACCGAGCAGATCCGCGCCGCGACGGGCGTGGATCTCACCGGCGTCGCGAAGAAGCTTGGCGGCTGA
- a CDS encoding chemotaxis protein CheA: MEIDVNDFLDAFFEEAQEHVAAFEHGILDLERAPTDAEVIGSVFRAAHSIKGASGTFGLTSVADFTHHLESALDLLRSGSLTYDSELASLLLSALDVLKSLLLVARSGGDPPAAEAEVRAALERVVAGTRGAGATSAAAQGGASAGKRQVTVRVRPKPEVMSRGMDPLVLLRELMDAKEPGTECIIETDSSALPMLDELDPEACYLAWTVKLSTTWSDAQIGEIFSFIEDACEIEIAEQHAPTAPRPTAAAVVQAAAVATAPTTLRVAADKLDQLLDLVGELVIAQAMIVEAVRSPEGDHAARLQDALVAMERNTRELQERVMSIRMVPLSTVFGRLPRIVHDVGLACGKPVRVKIEGEETEIDKAMVEQLVDPLTHLVRNAVDHGLETPDERRAAQKPQEGEIRIRAYHESGNVVIEVKDDGSGMNTEAIRAKAERMGLIGPDAAMSDDQVHELVFHAGFSTASSVTDVSGRGVGMDVVKRNIESLKGSVSLCSARGAGTTLKIRLPLTLAILEGFAVRVARQTFILPLTSVVESFRPTKSQVRRLLGRGEVIDVRGASLPVVHLHRILGVDGAQDDPCQALVSIVEFNDSSFAVLVDEVLGQMHVVVKSLESNYQHVDKLMGATILGDGRVAMILDVQALAKEVRGERTPALFDSGNAGFQEAAWI, encoded by the coding sequence ATGGAAATCGACGTCAACGACTTCCTGGATGCGTTCTTCGAAGAGGCCCAGGAGCACGTGGCTGCCTTCGAGCACGGCATCCTGGACTTGGAGCGCGCACCGACGGACGCGGAGGTCATCGGCTCGGTGTTTCGCGCGGCGCACTCCATCAAGGGAGCGAGCGGGACCTTCGGTCTGACGAGCGTCGCGGACTTCACTCATCACCTCGAGAGCGCGCTGGACCTGCTGCGCAGCGGAAGTCTCACCTATGACAGCGAATTGGCTTCCCTGTTGCTCTCGGCGCTGGACGTCCTGAAGTCGCTCTTGTTGGTTGCCCGTAGCGGCGGTGATCCTCCAGCCGCGGAAGCCGAGGTGCGCGCCGCCCTCGAGCGCGTGGTTGCCGGCACCCGTGGTGCAGGCGCGACCAGCGCTGCTGCGCAAGGCGGCGCTAGCGCGGGCAAGCGGCAAGTGACGGTGCGCGTTCGCCCGAAGCCGGAAGTGATGTCGCGCGGGATGGATCCCCTGGTTCTGCTGCGGGAGCTGATGGATGCGAAGGAACCTGGCACCGAATGCATCATCGAGACGGACTCGTCCGCGCTGCCGATGCTGGACGAACTGGATCCGGAGGCCTGCTACCTGGCGTGGACCGTCAAGCTATCGACGACCTGGAGCGACGCCCAGATTGGCGAAATCTTCTCTTTCATCGAAGATGCGTGCGAGATCGAGATCGCGGAGCAGCACGCACCGACCGCGCCGCGCCCCACCGCCGCCGCTGTCGTCCAGGCCGCAGCGGTCGCCACTGCTCCCACTACGCTCAGAGTCGCAGCCGACAAGCTGGACCAGTTGCTCGACTTGGTCGGAGAGCTCGTGATCGCGCAGGCGATGATCGTCGAGGCGGTGCGCTCTCCGGAGGGTGACCACGCCGCGCGCTTGCAGGACGCTCTGGTTGCCATGGAGCGCAACACGCGCGAGCTGCAAGAGCGCGTGATGTCCATCCGCATGGTGCCGCTTTCCACGGTGTTCGGACGCTTGCCGCGCATCGTGCACGACGTGGGTCTCGCCTGCGGCAAGCCCGTGCGTGTGAAGATTGAAGGCGAGGAAACGGAGATCGACAAGGCCATGGTCGAGCAACTGGTCGACCCTCTGACCCACCTGGTGCGCAACGCCGTGGACCACGGTCTGGAGACACCGGACGAGCGCCGCGCGGCGCAGAAGCCCCAGGAAGGCGAGATCCGCATTCGCGCCTACCACGAGAGCGGCAACGTCGTGATCGAGGTGAAAGACGACGGGTCCGGCATGAACACCGAGGCCATTCGCGCGAAGGCGGAACGCATGGGCCTGATCGGTCCGGACGCCGCCATGTCCGACGATCAAGTCCACGAACTGGTGTTCCACGCCGGCTTCTCGACGGCGTCCTCGGTCACGGACGTGAGCGGCCGCGGCGTGGGCATGGACGTGGTGAAGCGAAACATCGAGTCGCTCAAAGGCTCCGTCTCGCTTTGCTCGGCACGAGGCGCGGGCACGACGCTGAAGATCCGCCTGCCGCTCACCCTGGCCATTCTCGAGGGCTTTGCCGTCCGCGTCGCCAGACAGACCTTCATTCTCCCGCTCACCAGCGTGGTGGAGTCCTTCCGTCCGACCAAGTCCCAGGTGCGTCGGCTCTTGGGTCGCGGAGAAGTGATCGATGTGCGCGGCGCCTCACTCCCGGTGGTGCACTTGCATCGCATCCTGGGCGTCGATGGTGCGCAGGATGACCCGTGTCAAGCGCTAGTCAGCATCGTGGAGTTCAACGATTCGAGCTTCGCCGTGTTGGTGGACGAGGTGCTTGGCCAGATGCACGTCGTCGTCAAGAGTCTCGAGTCGAACTACCAGCACGTCGACAAGCTGATGGGCGCGACGATCCTCGGCGACGGTCGTGTGGCGATGATTTTGGACGTACAGGCGTTGGCGAAGGAGGTGCGCGGCGAGCGCACCCCGGCGCTTTTCGACTCCGGCAACGCCGGTTTCCAGGAGGCAGCATGGATCTAG
- a CDS encoding chemotaxis protein CheW: MDLVSETSTLDATAAQYLSFSLAEGEYAVKILHVREIRGIGPITPLPNAPHHLKGVMNLRGAIVPVVDLKLALGLPESDYDKFTVIIVLSVGGRTMGFVVDSVCDVVSLEPADIENTSDIANGVDDDLIDGIARAQERFIILLDVERIAGVDAAA, from the coding sequence ATGGATCTAGTGAGTGAAACCTCGACGCTCGATGCAACCGCCGCACAGTACTTGAGCTTCTCCCTGGCGGAGGGCGAGTACGCGGTGAAGATTCTCCATGTTCGGGAGATCCGTGGCATCGGCCCCATCACCCCGCTGCCGAACGCGCCCCACCATCTCAAGGGCGTGATGAACCTGCGGGGGGCGATCGTGCCGGTCGTGGACCTCAAGCTGGCTCTGGGCCTGCCGGAGTCCGACTACGACAAGTTCACGGTCATCATCGTCTTGTCCGTCGGTGGTCGCACGATGGGGTTCGTGGTGGACAGCGTGTGCGACGTCGTTTCGCTGGAACCCGCTGACATCGAGAACACGTCGGACATCGCTAACGGCGTTGACGACGACCTCATCGACGGAATCGCTCGCGCGCAGGAGCGATTCATCATCCTGTTGGACGTCGAGCGGATCGCCGGCGTCGACGCGGCGGCATGA
- a CDS encoding response regulator produces the protein MSNVVLVVDDSRSIRMLVSKVLKQAGFEVVEAENGKDALAKLAQASNVQLVITDLNMPVMDGLELIQAIRQKAEHKFTPVVFLTTETEEKKKEQAKSAGATGWIIKPFHPEKVMTVIRRVVA, from the coding sequence ATGAGTAACGTGGTGCTGGTGGTGGACGATTCGCGGTCCATCCGCATGCTGGTTTCGAAAGTCCTGAAACAAGCGGGCTTCGAGGTGGTGGAGGCAGAGAACGGCAAGGACGCCCTCGCCAAGCTCGCGCAAGCGTCGAACGTTCAGCTCGTCATCACCGACCTGAACATGCCGGTCATGGATGGGCTGGAGCTGATCCAGGCCATCCGGCAAAAGGCCGAGCACAAGTTCACCCCGGTCGTGTTTCTGACCACGGAAACCGAGGAAAAGAAGAAGGAGCAAGCGAAGAGCGCCGGAGCCACGGGCTGGATCATCAAGCCCTTCCACCCCGAAAAGGTAATGACCGTGATTCGCCGCGTGGTGGCTTGA
- a CDS encoding DUF1449 family protein translates to MGIVYLAALVVGLGIIAVQLLFAGKGDVDADAHADFDADADADIDVDGDVDADADHGHIGHGDAGFLPYLLSIRFWTFGLFAFGMVGTLLHVFHLASPWITPFIAAAMGIASGLLATFTFRALSQAETSSAASPRDAIGQVGKVLLPVSKSARGKVRIELRGQTLDLLATTDDDELANGDLVLVESLEAGGTARVSRAPEEFLPPKLPPKSG, encoded by the coding sequence GTGGGGATCGTCTATCTCGCAGCACTCGTGGTCGGCCTCGGCATCATTGCCGTGCAGCTGCTGTTTGCGGGCAAAGGCGACGTCGACGCGGACGCGCACGCTGACTTCGACGCCGACGCGGATGCTGACATCGACGTGGACGGAGATGTGGATGCGGACGCGGACCACGGTCACATTGGCCATGGGGACGCGGGGTTCCTACCGTACTTGCTGTCCATCCGCTTTTGGACCTTCGGGCTTTTCGCCTTCGGCATGGTGGGGACGCTCTTGCACGTGTTTCATCTGGCGAGCCCCTGGATCACACCGTTCATCGCGGCGGCCATGGGTATCGCCTCCGGCTTGCTCGCGACGTTTACCTTTCGCGCCTTGTCCCAGGCGGAGACCTCGAGCGCAGCATCCCCACGAGATGCGATCGGTCAGGTCGGAAAGGTGCTGCTGCCCGTGAGCAAGAGCGCGCGCGGAAAGGTGCGCATCGAGCTGCGCGGGCAAACCTTGGATCTGCTGGCCACTACCGACGATGACGAGCTGGCCAACGGTGACCTGGTGCTCGTGGAGTCCCTGGAAGCCGGCGGCACGGCTCGCGTGAGTCGAGCGCCCGAAGAGTTCCTGCCGCCGAAGCTACCGCCCAAAAGCGGCTGA
- the hemB gene encoding porphobilinogen synthase translates to MLIRPRRNRTTAGRRALVNETVLSASNLVLPLFVQEGSGTTPIKSMPGHARLGIEPLVGLARRAYAAGVPAVALFPAIDDKLKNSRGTESENPEGLLQRAVRALKQAEPELVVITDVALDPYSSDGHDGVVIDGRIDNDETLPLLGKMAVAQAKAGADMVAPSDMMDGRVGVIRRALDESGFTDVGILSYCVKYASAFYGPFRDALDSAPRAGDKKTYQMSPGNVREALREIELDEAEGADILMVKPGLPYMDVVRFVREHSKLPVAVYHVSGEYAMLKAAAERGWLDFEKCLLESLLGLRRAGADMIFTYGALEAAELLAR, encoded by the coding sequence ATGTTGATCAGACCTCGCCGCAATCGCACGACCGCGGGTCGTCGCGCATTGGTGAATGAAACCGTGCTGAGCGCGTCCAATCTGGTTCTGCCCCTGTTTGTGCAAGAGGGCAGCGGCACGACTCCGATCAAGAGCATGCCGGGACATGCACGCCTCGGGATCGAACCCCTCGTGGGTCTGGCAAGGCGAGCCTACGCCGCAGGTGTTCCCGCCGTCGCGCTGTTTCCCGCGATAGACGACAAGCTGAAGAATTCGCGCGGCACCGAAAGCGAGAACCCGGAAGGCCTACTGCAGCGCGCAGTGCGAGCGCTGAAGCAAGCCGAACCGGAGTTGGTGGTCATCACTGACGTAGCGCTCGATCCCTATTCGTCGGACGGACACGACGGCGTGGTGATCGACGGGCGCATCGACAACGACGAAACCCTGCCACTCCTGGGGAAAATGGCCGTTGCCCAGGCCAAGGCGGGGGCCGACATGGTGGCGCCCAGCGACATGATGGACGGTCGCGTCGGCGTCATCCGCCGCGCCCTCGACGAGTCGGGTTTCACCGACGTCGGGATCCTCAGCTACTGCGTCAAGTATGCGTCTGCCTTCTACGGTCCCTTCCGGGATGCTCTCGACTCGGCCCCGCGCGCGGGCGACAAGAAGACCTACCAGATGAGCCCTGGCAACGTGCGCGAAGCGCTGCGTGAGATCGAACTCGACGAAGCCGAAGGGGCCGACATCCTGATGGTCAAGCCTGGCTTGCCCTACATGGATGTCGTGCGTTTCGTGCGCGAGCACAGCAAGCTGCCCGTCGCCGTCTATCACGTGAGCGGCGAGTACGCGATGCTCAAGGCAGCTGCCGAGCGCGGCTGGCTCGACTTCGAGAAGTGCCTGCTCGAGAGTCTGCTCGGTCTGCGCCGGGCGGGAGCGGACATGATCTTCACGTACGGCGCACTCGAAGCGGCCGAGCTACTGGCCCGATAG
- a CDS encoding oxygenase MpaB family protein produces MFDPGSKLPALDVIVPFAELDYVAPYSPANLDALRTRGDPLADAVVAELAARGPLTNVFDLLGATRASGTTAAKALLDHARQLPSWVDFDAMAPGQRLIAAYGPFMGLSLLSGSLVGGAVFQKMAMVTAMTGMLSGSATQRLNETMAMVLRMAFPEEIKPGGKAHETLARVRLLHAGIRRHLIDSGRFRHPREVPINQHDLAITLALFGYVNVRSLLKLGVRLSADEIESFIALWRYAGYVLGIDEDVLPSSAADQQAFFLSSCKHQARPDKLTEASKGVLDDVAKHLTRAVPRAYPTARTFLHQATRHLSGNDYVSGMGIRDLGDYWGLRAARGLGRGYSFVAREVPGGSAALYAWGAHEYARILRRQERRKQLRYRVQTHAAGR; encoded by the coding sequence GTGTTCGATCCCGGTAGCAAGCTCCCTGCTCTAGACGTGATCGTTCCCTTTGCGGAACTCGACTACGTAGCCCCCTACAGCCCTGCAAACCTCGATGCGCTTCGTACCCGCGGCGATCCGCTGGCGGACGCCGTGGTCGCCGAACTCGCCGCCAGAGGTCCGCTCACCAACGTCTTCGACCTGCTCGGCGCCACGCGCGCGTCGGGCACAACGGCTGCGAAGGCACTGCTGGACCACGCCCGACAGCTTCCGTCTTGGGTCGACTTCGACGCCATGGCCCCCGGTCAGCGACTGATCGCGGCCTATGGCCCATTCATGGGACTCTCGCTGCTGTCGGGCTCCTTGGTCGGCGGAGCCGTGTTCCAGAAAATGGCGATGGTGACGGCGATGACCGGCATGCTCTCGGGCAGCGCGACGCAGCGCCTGAACGAAACCATGGCCATGGTGCTGCGCATGGCCTTTCCGGAGGAGATCAAACCCGGGGGCAAAGCCCACGAAACCCTTGCCCGGGTTCGACTACTGCACGCGGGCATCCGACGCCACCTCATCGACAGCGGCCGCTTTCGGCATCCCCGCGAAGTCCCCATCAACCAACATGACCTCGCGATCACGCTGGCGCTGTTCGGCTACGTGAACGTGCGCAGCTTGCTCAAGCTCGGCGTGCGCCTCAGCGCAGATGAGATCGAAAGCTTCATCGCGCTTTGGCGCTACGCAGGCTACGTGCTGGGCATCGACGAAGACGTGCTCCCCTCCAGCGCCGCGGACCAGCAAGCTTTCTTCCTCTCGTCGTGCAAGCACCAAGCCCGTCCGGACAAACTGACCGAAGCAAGCAAGGGCGTGCTCGACGACGTGGCGAAACACCTCACGCGCGCCGTGCCGCGCGCCTACCCGACCGCTCGCACCTTCCTGCACCAGGCGACCCGGCATCTGAGCGGCAACGACTACGTGAGTGGCATGGGCATCCGAGATCTGGGCGACTACTGGGGCCTACGCGCCGCCCGCGGGCTGGGCCGCGGCTATTCCTTCGTCGCACGGGAAGTCCCGGGTGGCAGCGCGGCCCTCTACGCCTGGGGCGCACACGAATACGCCCGCATCCTTCGCCGCCAGGAGCGCCGCAAGCAACTGCGCTACCGCGTGCAGACTCACGCTGCGGGCCGTTGA